One Prunus dulcis chromosome 8, ALMONDv2, whole genome shotgun sequence DNA window includes the following coding sequences:
- the LOC117638703 gene encoding inositol-tetrakisphosphate 1-kinase 3-like isoform X1, giving the protein MRLKGEIHNPCYDEEEEKVAEENGRELNSIVGVGISPPPKLVVGYALTSKKKKSFLQPKLLGLARNMGIFFISIDLNRPLSDQGPFDVVLHKLAGKEWSEIIEDYRQKHPEVTVLDPPNAVQHLHNRQSMLQGVADLNLSDCHGRVGVPKQLIVTKDPLSIPNEVDKAGLKLPLVAKPLLVDGSAKSHELFLAYDQCSLSELEPPLVLQEFVNHGGVLFKVYIVGEAIKVVRRFSLPNISKRELEKLAGVFRFPRVSCAAASADDADLDPSIAELPERPLLENLARQLRQRLGLRLFNVDMIREHGTKDVFYVIDINYFPGYGKMPDYEHIFTDFLLSLVQSKHKKRPAT; this is encoded by the exons ATGAGATTGAAGGGCGAGATTCACAATCCTTGCtacgacgaagaagaagagaaggtgGCTGAGGAAAACGGCAGGGAATTGAATTCGATTGTCGGCGTTGGGATTTCTCCGCCTCCGAAACTCGTCGTTGGCTATGCCTTGACctccaagaagaagaagagcttcTTGCAGCCCAAACTTCTTGGCTTGGCGCG GAATATGGGAATATTCTTCATTTCAATTGATCTAAACAGGCCACTTTCAGATCAAGGCCCCTTTGATGTTGTTTTGCATAAG TTGGCAGGAAAAGAGTGGTCCGAGATTATTGAG gATTACAGACAAAAACATCCAGAAGTAACTGTCCTTGATCCACCAAATGCAGTACAACATCTACACAACCGCCAGTCCATGCTTCAGGGCGTGGCAGATCTGAATTTGTCCGACTGCCATG GCAGGGTTGGTGTTCCAAAGCAGTTGATTGTTACAAAAGATCCATTATCTATTCCTAATGAAGTTGATAAAGCTGGGCTCAAATTGCCGCTGG TTGCTAAACCGCTACTTGTGGATGGTAGTGCCAAGTCACATGAACTATTTCTTGCTTACGACCAATGCTCACTCTCAGAACTTGAACCTCCGTTGGTTCTGCAGGAGTTTGTAAATCATG GTGGTGTTCtctttaaagtttatattgtTGGGGAAGCCATAAAGGTTGTCAGGCGTTTCTCTCTTCCTAATATCAGTAAACGTGAACTAGAAAAACTTGCTGGTGTGTTCCGTTTCCCCAGGGTTTCATGTGCTGCAGCTTCAGCAGATGATGCAGACCTGGACCCCAGCATTGCTG AACTTCCTGAACGACCTTTGTTAGAGAACCTTGCAAGGCAGCTCCGCCAACGATTG GGCCTCCGGTTATTCAATGTTGATATGATCCGAGAGCACGGGACAAAGGATGTCTTTTATGTGATTGACATCAACTACTTTCCTG gTTACGGCAAAATGCCAGACTATGAACACATATTTACAGATTTCCTGCTAAGCCTTGTTCAGAGCAAGCATAAGAAGAGACCTGCTACTTAA
- the LOC117638128 gene encoding pyruvate kinase isozyme A, chloroplastic-like isoform X3, whose product MESMAVAGHSIHTCFHIKSKNPRVNLEKQVFGVPVLHHGVSCIGKKLKGKVGAGVQAVQVGLEESERVRNLRSLERTLELDAVSERELREKGFLGLRKTKLVCTIGPACSSLEDLEKLVLGGMNVARLNMCHNTREWHRDVIRKIKKLNEEKGFSVSVMIDTEGSQIHVVDHGAPSSLKVQEDSIWLFTNEKFDGSVPFTVQAKYEGFSEGIKVGDELVIDGGMARFEVIEKLRSDLRCKCTDPGLFLPRAKFSFWRDGKLVERNYELPTLSTKDWSDIEFGISEGVNFIAMSFVNDAESVRHLKNYLSTKSATSIRVLAKIESLESLQKLEEIIEASDGIMVARVDLGVEIPLEQIPTVQEEITKVCRQLNKPVIVASQFLESMIEYPTPTRAEVADISEAVRQYADALMLAGESAIGLFGQKALSVLQMTSSRMESSSREENRQGSLLPRQLGVSLPDRIAEQICNSAVELANNLAVDAIFVYTKHGHMASLLSRNRPNPPIFAFTNEESTRMSLNLQWGVIPLLADLSDDMESNISSTIHLVKSKGLVKEGDSVLVVSDVTPSSASPMTFQSIQVKTIA is encoded by the exons ATGGAATCCATGGCGGTGGCTGGCCATTCGATTCATACATGTTTTCATATCAAATCTAAGAACCCAAGAGTTAATTTAGAGAAACAAGTTTTTGGGGTACCAGTTTTGCATCATGGGGTGTCTTGTATTGGAAAGAAACTCAAGGGTAAGGTTGGGGCTGGAGTGCAGGCAGTGCAAGTTGGTTTGGAGGAATCAGAGAGAGTGAGAAATCTGAGAAGTTTGGAGAGGACTTTGGAGCTCGATGCGGTGTCAGAGAGGGAGTTGAGGGAGAAGGGGTTTTTGGGGTTGAGGAAGACCAAGCTTGTGTGCACAATTGGGCCAGCTTGTTCTTCTTTGGAGGATTTGGAGAAACTGGTTTTGGGAGGGATGAATGTGGCTAGGCTCAATATGTGCCATAATACGCGGGAGTGGCACCGCGATGTGATTAGGAAAATCAAGAAGTTGAATGAGGAAAAGGGGTTTTCTGTCTCGGTCATGATTGATACTGAAGGCAGTCAGATTCATGTTGTTGATCATGGAGCTCCATCTTCTCTTAAAGTTCAG GAGGATTCAATCTGGCTATTTACCAATGAAAAATTTGATGGTTCTGTTCCATTCACAGTTCAAGCCAAATATGAAGGTTTCTCAGAAG GTATCAAAGTGGGTGATGAACTTGTTATTGATGGTGGAATGGCACGATTTGAAGTCATTGAAAAATTACGAAGTGACCTGCGTTGTAAGTGCACAGACCCCGGTTTATTCCTGCCTCGAGCAAAATTCAGCTTTTGGAGAGATGGGAAGCTTGTGGAGAGGAACTATGAGCTCCCTACTCTGTCAACCAAG GATTGGTCTGACATTGAATTTGGAATTTCTGAAGGCGTCAATTTTATTGCCATGTCCTTCGTAAATGATGCTGAATCTGTCAGGCATTTGAAGAATTACCTCTCTACCAAATCAGCCAC ATCCATAAGAGTTTTGGCTAAGATTGAGAGCTTGGAATCCCTTCAGAAGTTGGAAGAAATCATAGAGGCTTCTGATGGAATCATGGTTGCTCGGGTTGACCTTGGAGTTGAAATCCCACTTGAACAGATTCCAACAGTCCAAGAAGAAATCACCAAAGTTTGCAGGCAGCTAAACAAGCCAGTTATTGTAGCTTCTCAATTTCTTGAGTCAATGATTGAGTATCCAACTCCAACACGTGCTGAG GTGGCAGATATTTCTGAAGCTGTTCGACAGTATGCAGACGCCTTGATGTTGGCTGGGGAATCAGCAATTGGATTATTTGGACAAAAGGCTCTTTCTGTTCTTCAAATGACCAGCAGTAGAATGGAATCATCAAGTCGTGAGGAAAACCGACAAGGGTCTCTCCTTCCACGTCAACTAGGAGTCTCATTGCCTGATCGCATTGCTGAGCAGATATGCAATTCTGCTGTTGAACTGG CTAACAACCTTGCTGTGGATGCAATCTTTGTGTACACCAAGCATGGACACATGGCATCGCTCTTGTCACGCAACAGACCAAACCCTCCCATATTCGCTTTCACAAATGAGGAAAGCACCCGTATGTCTCTGAATTTGCAGTGGGGAGTTATTCCACTTCTTGCTGATCTATCAGATGATATGGAGTCTAACATCTCAAGCACCATCCATCTCGTAAAATCAAAGGGGTTGGTGAAAGAAGGAGATTCAGTCTTGGTAGTCTCAGATGTCACTCCTTCTAGTGCTAGTCCAATGACGTTCCAATCAATCCAGGTGAAGACCATTGCTTAG
- the LOC117638703 gene encoding inositol-tetrakisphosphate 1-kinase 3-like isoform X2: MLQGVADLNLSDCHGRVGVPKQLIVTKDPLSIPNEVDKAGLKLPLVAKPLLVDGSAKSHELFLAYDQCSLSELEPPLVLQEFVNHGGVLFKVYIVGEAIKVVRRFSLPNISKRELEKLAGVFRFPRVSCAAASADDADLDPSIAELPERPLLENLARQLRQRLGLRLFNVDMIREHGTKDVFYVIDINYFPGYGKMPDYEHIFTDFLLSLVQSKHKKRPAT, from the exons ATGCTTCAGGGCGTGGCAGATCTGAATTTGTCCGACTGCCATG GCAGGGTTGGTGTTCCAAAGCAGTTGATTGTTACAAAAGATCCATTATCTATTCCTAATGAAGTTGATAAAGCTGGGCTCAAATTGCCGCTGG TTGCTAAACCGCTACTTGTGGATGGTAGTGCCAAGTCACATGAACTATTTCTTGCTTACGACCAATGCTCACTCTCAGAACTTGAACCTCCGTTGGTTCTGCAGGAGTTTGTAAATCATG GTGGTGTTCtctttaaagtttatattgtTGGGGAAGCCATAAAGGTTGTCAGGCGTTTCTCTCTTCCTAATATCAGTAAACGTGAACTAGAAAAACTTGCTGGTGTGTTCCGTTTCCCCAGGGTTTCATGTGCTGCAGCTTCAGCAGATGATGCAGACCTGGACCCCAGCATTGCTG AACTTCCTGAACGACCTTTGTTAGAGAACCTTGCAAGGCAGCTCCGCCAACGATTG GGCCTCCGGTTATTCAATGTTGATATGATCCGAGAGCACGGGACAAAGGATGTCTTTTATGTGATTGACATCAACTACTTTCCTG gTTACGGCAAAATGCCAGACTATGAACACATATTTACAGATTTCCTGCTAAGCCTTGTTCAGAGCAAGCATAAGAAGAGACCTGCTACTTAA
- the LOC117638128 gene encoding pyruvate kinase isozyme A, chloroplastic-like isoform X1 — protein MESMAVAGHSIHTCFHIKSKNPRVNLEKQVFGVPVLHHGVSCIGKKLKGKVGAGVQAVQVGLEESERVRNLRSLERTLELDAVSERELREKGFLGLRKTKLVCTIGPACSSLEDLEKLVLGGMNVARLNMCHNTREWHRDVIRKIKKLNEEKGFSVSVMIDTEGSQIHVVDHGAPSSLKVQEDSIWLFTNEKFDGSVPFTVQAKYEGFSEGIKVGDELVIDGGMARFEVIEKLRSDLRCKCTDPGLFLPRAKFSFWRDGKLVERNYELPTLSTKDWSDIEFGISEGVNFIAMSFVNDAESVRHLKNYLSTKSATSIRVLAKIESLESLQKLEEIIEASDGIMVARVDLGVEIPLEQIPTVQEEITKVCRQLNKPVIVASQFLESMIEYPTPTRAEVADISEAVRQYADALMLAGESAIGLFGQKALSVLQMTSSRMESSSREENRQGSLLPRQLGVSLPDRIAEQICNSAVELANNLAVDAIFVYTKHGHMASLLSRNRPNPPIFAFTNEESTRMSLNLQWGVIPLLADLSDDMESNISSTIHLVKSKGLVKEGDSVLVVSDVTPSSASPMTFQSIQVINISQFRQIRNRKAPFLDCHSSHLAVKCGDFFTKITDRLSGKKKLEKELKSSENCAGQFLFWVLDVLTGFTP, from the exons ATGGAATCCATGGCGGTGGCTGGCCATTCGATTCATACATGTTTTCATATCAAATCTAAGAACCCAAGAGTTAATTTAGAGAAACAAGTTTTTGGGGTACCAGTTTTGCATCATGGGGTGTCTTGTATTGGAAAGAAACTCAAGGGTAAGGTTGGGGCTGGAGTGCAGGCAGTGCAAGTTGGTTTGGAGGAATCAGAGAGAGTGAGAAATCTGAGAAGTTTGGAGAGGACTTTGGAGCTCGATGCGGTGTCAGAGAGGGAGTTGAGGGAGAAGGGGTTTTTGGGGTTGAGGAAGACCAAGCTTGTGTGCACAATTGGGCCAGCTTGTTCTTCTTTGGAGGATTTGGAGAAACTGGTTTTGGGAGGGATGAATGTGGCTAGGCTCAATATGTGCCATAATACGCGGGAGTGGCACCGCGATGTGATTAGGAAAATCAAGAAGTTGAATGAGGAAAAGGGGTTTTCTGTCTCGGTCATGATTGATACTGAAGGCAGTCAGATTCATGTTGTTGATCATGGAGCTCCATCTTCTCTTAAAGTTCAG GAGGATTCAATCTGGCTATTTACCAATGAAAAATTTGATGGTTCTGTTCCATTCACAGTTCAAGCCAAATATGAAGGTTTCTCAGAAG GTATCAAAGTGGGTGATGAACTTGTTATTGATGGTGGAATGGCACGATTTGAAGTCATTGAAAAATTACGAAGTGACCTGCGTTGTAAGTGCACAGACCCCGGTTTATTCCTGCCTCGAGCAAAATTCAGCTTTTGGAGAGATGGGAAGCTTGTGGAGAGGAACTATGAGCTCCCTACTCTGTCAACCAAG GATTGGTCTGACATTGAATTTGGAATTTCTGAAGGCGTCAATTTTATTGCCATGTCCTTCGTAAATGATGCTGAATCTGTCAGGCATTTGAAGAATTACCTCTCTACCAAATCAGCCAC ATCCATAAGAGTTTTGGCTAAGATTGAGAGCTTGGAATCCCTTCAGAAGTTGGAAGAAATCATAGAGGCTTCTGATGGAATCATGGTTGCTCGGGTTGACCTTGGAGTTGAAATCCCACTTGAACAGATTCCAACAGTCCAAGAAGAAATCACCAAAGTTTGCAGGCAGCTAAACAAGCCAGTTATTGTAGCTTCTCAATTTCTTGAGTCAATGATTGAGTATCCAACTCCAACACGTGCTGAG GTGGCAGATATTTCTGAAGCTGTTCGACAGTATGCAGACGCCTTGATGTTGGCTGGGGAATCAGCAATTGGATTATTTGGACAAAAGGCTCTTTCTGTTCTTCAAATGACCAGCAGTAGAATGGAATCATCAAGTCGTGAGGAAAACCGACAAGGGTCTCTCCTTCCACGTCAACTAGGAGTCTCATTGCCTGATCGCATTGCTGAGCAGATATGCAATTCTGCTGTTGAACTGG CTAACAACCTTGCTGTGGATGCAATCTTTGTGTACACCAAGCATGGACACATGGCATCGCTCTTGTCACGCAACAGACCAAACCCTCCCATATTCGCTTTCACAAATGAGGAAAGCACCCGTATGTCTCTGAATTTGCAGTGGGGAGTTATTCCACTTCTTGCTGATCTATCAGATGATATGGAGTCTAACATCTCAAGCACCATCCATCTCGTAAAATCAAAGGGGTTGGTGAAAGAAGGAGATTCAGTCTTGGTAGTCTCAGATGTCACTCCTTCTAGTGCTAGTCCAATGACGTTCCAATCAATCCAG GTCATCAACATCAGCCAGTTTCGTCAGATTAGAAATAGAAAAGCTCCATTTCTTGACTGCCATTCCTCCCACCTTGCTGTTAAGTGTGGTGATTTCTTCACAAAGATTACTGATAGGCTGTCTGGTAAGAAGAAGCTTGAGAAGGAACTCAAGTCCTCAGAGAATTGTGCCGGCCAATTCTTATTTTGGGTTCTAGATGTCTTGACTGGCTTCACACCCTGA
- the LOC117638128 gene encoding pyruvate kinase isozyme A, chloroplastic-like isoform X2, with product MESMAVAGHSIHTCFHIKSKNPRVNLEKQVFGVPVLHHGVSCIGKKLKGKVGAGVQAVQVGLEESERVRNLRSLERTLELDAVSERELREKGFLGLRKTKLVCTIGPACSSLEDLEKLVLGGMNVARLNMCHNTREWHRDVIRKIKKLNEEKGFSVSVMIDTEGSQIHVVDHGAPSSLKVQEDSIWLFTNEKFDGSVPFTVQAKYEGFSEGIKVGDELVIDGGMARFEVIEKLRSDLRCKCTDPGLFLPRAKFSFWRDGKLVERNYELPTLSTKDWSDIEFGISEGVNFIAMSFVNDAESVRHLKNYLSTKSATSIRVLAKIESLESLQKLEEIIEASDGIMVARVDLGVEIPLEQIPTVQEEITKVCRQLNKPVIVASQFLESMIEYPTPTRAEVADISEAVRQYADALMLAGESAIGLFGQKALSVLQMTSSRMESSSREENRQGSLLPRQLGVSLPDRIAEQICNSAVELANNLAVDAIFVYTKHGHMASLLSRNRPNPPIFAFTNEESTRMSLNLQWGVIPLLADLSDDMESNISSTIHLVKSKGLVKEGDSVLVVSDVTPSSASPMTFQSIQVINLISYLDHIRNRQAPFLDCHSSHIAVKSGEPLSKIGAV from the exons ATGGAATCCATGGCGGTGGCTGGCCATTCGATTCATACATGTTTTCATATCAAATCTAAGAACCCAAGAGTTAATTTAGAGAAACAAGTTTTTGGGGTACCAGTTTTGCATCATGGGGTGTCTTGTATTGGAAAGAAACTCAAGGGTAAGGTTGGGGCTGGAGTGCAGGCAGTGCAAGTTGGTTTGGAGGAATCAGAGAGAGTGAGAAATCTGAGAAGTTTGGAGAGGACTTTGGAGCTCGATGCGGTGTCAGAGAGGGAGTTGAGGGAGAAGGGGTTTTTGGGGTTGAGGAAGACCAAGCTTGTGTGCACAATTGGGCCAGCTTGTTCTTCTTTGGAGGATTTGGAGAAACTGGTTTTGGGAGGGATGAATGTGGCTAGGCTCAATATGTGCCATAATACGCGGGAGTGGCACCGCGATGTGATTAGGAAAATCAAGAAGTTGAATGAGGAAAAGGGGTTTTCTGTCTCGGTCATGATTGATACTGAAGGCAGTCAGATTCATGTTGTTGATCATGGAGCTCCATCTTCTCTTAAAGTTCAG GAGGATTCAATCTGGCTATTTACCAATGAAAAATTTGATGGTTCTGTTCCATTCACAGTTCAAGCCAAATATGAAGGTTTCTCAGAAG GTATCAAAGTGGGTGATGAACTTGTTATTGATGGTGGAATGGCACGATTTGAAGTCATTGAAAAATTACGAAGTGACCTGCGTTGTAAGTGCACAGACCCCGGTTTATTCCTGCCTCGAGCAAAATTCAGCTTTTGGAGAGATGGGAAGCTTGTGGAGAGGAACTATGAGCTCCCTACTCTGTCAACCAAG GATTGGTCTGACATTGAATTTGGAATTTCTGAAGGCGTCAATTTTATTGCCATGTCCTTCGTAAATGATGCTGAATCTGTCAGGCATTTGAAGAATTACCTCTCTACCAAATCAGCCAC ATCCATAAGAGTTTTGGCTAAGATTGAGAGCTTGGAATCCCTTCAGAAGTTGGAAGAAATCATAGAGGCTTCTGATGGAATCATGGTTGCTCGGGTTGACCTTGGAGTTGAAATCCCACTTGAACAGATTCCAACAGTCCAAGAAGAAATCACCAAAGTTTGCAGGCAGCTAAACAAGCCAGTTATTGTAGCTTCTCAATTTCTTGAGTCAATGATTGAGTATCCAACTCCAACACGTGCTGAG GTGGCAGATATTTCTGAAGCTGTTCGACAGTATGCAGACGCCTTGATGTTGGCTGGGGAATCAGCAATTGGATTATTTGGACAAAAGGCTCTTTCTGTTCTTCAAATGACCAGCAGTAGAATGGAATCATCAAGTCGTGAGGAAAACCGACAAGGGTCTCTCCTTCCACGTCAACTAGGAGTCTCATTGCCTGATCGCATTGCTGAGCAGATATGCAATTCTGCTGTTGAACTGG CTAACAACCTTGCTGTGGATGCAATCTTTGTGTACACCAAGCATGGACACATGGCATCGCTCTTGTCACGCAACAGACCAAACCCTCCCATATTCGCTTTCACAAATGAGGAAAGCACCCGTATGTCTCTGAATTTGCAGTGGGGAGTTATTCCACTTCTTGCTGATCTATCAGATGATATGGAGTCTAACATCTCAAGCACCATCCATCTCGTAAAATCAAAGGGGTTGGTGAAAGAAGGAGATTCAGTCTTGGTAGTCTCAGATGTCACTCCTTCTAGTGCTAGTCCAATGACGTTCCAATCAATCCAG